Below is a genomic region from Salinirussus salinus.
CCGGACGGCCGAGGTGGTCACCTGGACGACCAGCACCGCTACGCCGCCCGGAGTGCGGGAACCGAACACGCTCGCCATCGTCGAGTTCGACGTCGAGGGGACCTCGGTGCGGGTGCTGGCCGGAACGACGACCGACGAGGTCGAGACGGGCGACCCGGTCCGGCCGGTCCACGTTGACGAACTCCGGGAACCTGGAGCCGGGATCCGGGAGCCCGCGAGCCAGGCGTGGGACGGCTACCGGTTCGAGCCGGTGGAGTAGCCCGCGAGCTATCCCCGTCCGGCGCCGTCCCCTCCGCTCTCCTCCCCGCCGTCGCCTTCGTCGCCGCCTCCACCCTCGTCGCCGGCTGCGCCTTCGTCGCCGAGTTCGTCCTTGATCGACCGGAGTTCGGCGTCGACGTCGATGTCGACGCCCGCCGGTTCGTCGACCCCGGAAGGTGACCGGGAACTCGACGAAGGGCCGGGGAGACCCGACCGGCGGGACAGTTCGGACTCGACCTCGGCCTGGAGGTCCCGGGCCTCCGCCAGCAGGTCGCGGGCGCGTCCGTCCCGCGGGGTTCCCGACAGCGCGTCGCCGAGGTCCTCGAGCGCGCTGTCGAGTTCGGACAGCGCCGACCGGCCGGCCGCCTCCGCCCGGTCTCTGAGCTGACTCTCGCGTCCGCTTCCCTCCGGGTCGCCGAAGGCCAGCGCCCGCTGGAGCAGCTTCAGCGCCTCGATGTTCGTCCGGAGCACGAGGATCACGCCCGGGATCGTCACCTCCCGGGTGAACCGGACGAGGTCCCGCAGCCGCGGGCGGCGGCGCCCCTCGCGGAGTTCACCCTCCAGGTCCGCGAGCGTCTCAGCGAGCTCCGTCACCTGTTCGCGGAGCTCGTCGTCGCCGACCCGCTCGGCCGACCCACGTTCGCCCCGCTGGTCGTCGCGGTGTCTCTCGTCGCCACCGCGCCGCTGACCGTCGCTCATACCCGCCAGTGAGGGCTCGGCGCACAAGCCACTCACGGACTAGGCCGACCAAAACCCTTTTAGATTTAGGGTAGCCTAATTCCCGTCAATGACCGCGCCCCGCAGGGAACGGCTGGTCGATGACCACGAGCAGGCGGTGACTGCACACAACAGCTCTCCGGACCGCACCGTCTTCGTCGAACAGGGCAACAAGGACGGCTGGATCGCGACCGACCTCACCGTCTCGCTGGACCCGTAGCTGTACAGCGGGCCGTGCTCCGGTCGGTACTGGACTCCGACGCCCTCCGGTCGGACGACAGGTCTGTCTGTCACGACGGCGTGTGGTGCTGTTACTGCTGGGTTTTTCACCAGAGAAAGAGAGAGGCTGCAGACAGCCGTCGGGCGGCGTCAGTTGACGCTCTCTTCGAGCACCAGCGAGTCGTCCTCGAGGTAGTGCTCGATGTGGTGGGCGTC
It encodes:
- a CDS encoding DUF7547 family protein, whose protein sequence is MSDGQRRGGDERHRDDQRGERGSAERVGDDELREQVTELAETLADLEGELREGRRRPRLRDLVRFTREVTIPGVILVLRTNIEALKLLQRALAFGDPEGSGRESQLRDRAEAAGRSALSELDSALEDLGDALSGTPRDGRARDLLAEARDLQAEVESELSRRSGLPGPSSSSRSPSGVDEPAGVDIDVDAELRSIKDELGDEGAAGDEGGGGDEGDGGEESGGDGAGRG
- a CDS encoding Zn-ribbon domain-containing OB-fold protein, which gives rise to MSLDAHRCPNGHLTYPGHGVCPECGQQQTETVDLADRTAEVVTWTTSTATPPGVREPNTLAIVEFDVEGTSVRVLAGTTTDEVETGDPVRPVHVDELREPGAGIREPASQAWDGYRFEPVE